A window of the Pangasianodon hypophthalmus isolate fPanHyp1 chromosome 12, fPanHyp1.pri, whole genome shotgun sequence genome harbors these coding sequences:
- the LOC113535146 gene encoding probable phosphatase phospho1 isoform X1 gives MMSGDALSRPSVTSSACPARPPRALSGAAAMSRSSRDLQPVLLLLLIYRCRYSAVSERKTSNMAARFLFLFDFDETLIAENSDNSVVRAAPLQKLPESLRESSRPGFFLNYTQHIMTFLNECGVTEDAIRAAIEEIPPSPGGAALLDFLLAQDDFECVVVSDANSYFIETWLRHVGAHKLFTKVFTNPAEFDTNGRLTLRPFHSHSCPRCPENMCKQFILRDYMSKRMKERGEPFQKVFYIGDGENDICPTLALGQNDTVFPRRGFPMHNIIQDLHKTQPGAYKPSVVPWERGEDVVDFLKKVLQEK, from the exons atgatgtCAGGCGACGCACTGTCGCGGCCGAGTGTGACGTCATCAGCCTGTCCTGCCCGCCCTCCTCGCGCTCTGTCCGGTGCGGCAGCGATGTCCCGGAGCTCGCGCGACCTTCAGCCGGTACTGTTACTGCTGCTCATTTATCGCTGCCGTTATTCTGCTGTTTCCG AGAGGAAAACCAGCAACATGGCCGCCCGCTTCCTGTTTCTCTTCGACTTCGACGAGACGCTGATCGCAGAGAACAGCGATAACTCGGTGGTCCGTGCCGCGCCATTGCAGAAGCTCCCCGAGTCCCTGAGGGAAAGTTCCCGCCCCGGATTCTTCTTGAACTACACGCAGCACATCATGACATTCCTGAACGAGTGCGGCGTCACCGAGGACGCCATCCGGGCCGCGATCGAGGAAATCCCGCCCTCTCCGGGTGGAGCTGCGCTTCTCGACTTCCTGTTGGCTCAGGACGACTTTGAGTGTGTCGTGGTCTCGGATGCTAACTCGTACTTTATCGAGACTTGGTTACGGCACGTCGGCGCTCACAAACTTTTCACCAAGGTTTTCACCAACCCAGCGGAATTCGACACCAACGGACGCCTCACCTTGCGCCCCTTCCACTCCCACTCCTGCCCTAGGTGCCCGGAAAACATGTGCAAGCAGTTCATCCTGAGAGACTACATGAGCAAAAGAATGAAGGAGCGAGGGGAACCTTTCCAAAAGGTGTTCTACATAGGCGACGGAGAAAACGACATCTGTCCCACGTTAGCGTTGGGGCAAAACGATACGGTTTTCCCTAGGAGAGGTTTCCCGATGCACAACATCATTCAGGATCTGCACAAGACGCAGCCGGGGGCGTATAAACCCTCGGTCGTGCCCTGGGAGCGAGGCGAAGACGTGGTGGACTTCCTGAAGAAGGTCTTGCAGGAGAAATAA
- the LOC113535146 gene encoding probable phosphatase phospho1 isoform X2 — protein sequence MAARFLFLFDFDETLIAENSDNSVVRAAPLQKLPESLRESSRPGFFLNYTQHIMTFLNECGVTEDAIRAAIEEIPPSPGGAALLDFLLAQDDFECVVVSDANSYFIETWLRHVGAHKLFTKVFTNPAEFDTNGRLTLRPFHSHSCPRCPENMCKQFILRDYMSKRMKERGEPFQKVFYIGDGENDICPTLALGQNDTVFPRRGFPMHNIIQDLHKTQPGAYKPSVVPWERGEDVVDFLKKVLQEK from the coding sequence ATGGCCGCCCGCTTCCTGTTTCTCTTCGACTTCGACGAGACGCTGATCGCAGAGAACAGCGATAACTCGGTGGTCCGTGCCGCGCCATTGCAGAAGCTCCCCGAGTCCCTGAGGGAAAGTTCCCGCCCCGGATTCTTCTTGAACTACACGCAGCACATCATGACATTCCTGAACGAGTGCGGCGTCACCGAGGACGCCATCCGGGCCGCGATCGAGGAAATCCCGCCCTCTCCGGGTGGAGCTGCGCTTCTCGACTTCCTGTTGGCTCAGGACGACTTTGAGTGTGTCGTGGTCTCGGATGCTAACTCGTACTTTATCGAGACTTGGTTACGGCACGTCGGCGCTCACAAACTTTTCACCAAGGTTTTCACCAACCCAGCGGAATTCGACACCAACGGACGCCTCACCTTGCGCCCCTTCCACTCCCACTCCTGCCCTAGGTGCCCGGAAAACATGTGCAAGCAGTTCATCCTGAGAGACTACATGAGCAAAAGAATGAAGGAGCGAGGGGAACCTTTCCAAAAGGTGTTCTACATAGGCGACGGAGAAAACGACATCTGTCCCACGTTAGCGTTGGGGCAAAACGATACGGTTTTCCCTAGGAGAGGTTTCCCGATGCACAACATCATTCAGGATCTGCACAAGACGCAGCCGGGGGCGTATAAACCCTCGGTCGTGCCCTGGGAGCGAGGCGAAGACGTGGTGGACTTCCTGAAGAAGGTCTTGCAGGAGAAATAA